The Candidatus Eisenbacteria bacterium genome includes the window TCGGACCCGGCGGGAGTGGGTCGCCGCCTCGCGGCGAACACCCTGCACGCCGCTTCCGGGCGGATCCTCGGGGTCCTCCTCTGGTTGGTCTTCACGCCCCGAATCCTTCAATCGCTGGGCGTCGAGGGCTTCGCGATTTGGTCGCTCTTCCTCGCGCTCACGGGATACCTCTCGGCGCTCGACCTGGGGCTCGTGCAGAGCACCCTCCGGCATGTGGCGGCCGCCCGCGCGCGCGGATCCCACGAGGAGGCCGGCGCGTTCGCGACCCTCGGCGTCGTCGGCTTCCTCGCGCTCGGCGTTCTGTGGCTCGCGCTCCTGGCCGGGCTCCACGACTTCGCGCTTCGCGTGCTCCGCGTTCCTGCGTCTCAGGCCGCGGCCGCCCGGTTCGCGTTGGTCGCCGGGGGCGCGGCGTTCGCCCTGGCCGGAATCTCGAACGTCTTTATGGCGGTCGCGCAGGCGTACGGCCGGTTTGATCTCGCGAACTCCGTCGCCGTGACGATCAGCCTCTTCCAAGGCGCCGGCCTCCTCGTCGTGCTCTCCCATGGCTGGGGGCTCCGCGGGCTTGTGGCGAGCTTGTGCCTGGCGTTGTCCCTGGGCATCGGCCTGGCCGCGGCCGTGCTCGCGAAGAAGGTGCCCGAGTTTCACTGGAGCTCACCGCGCCGCTCCATGCCGCGCCTCCGCGAGGCCTTGTCGTTCGGCGGGACGATGCAGCTGGCCGGTATTTTCTCGGCGTTCCATCTCCAGCTCGACAAGCTCCTGCTCGCGGGCTTCATCGCCCTGGCGGCCGTCACCCCGTACGAGCTGGGGGCCCGTGTCGCGATTTCGGCGAGCACCTTCCCGCAATTGCTGCTGCTCGCCGTCCTCCCCGCCGCGGCCGCGTTTCACACCGAGGACGACCGTGCGCGCCTGCGAGAGCTGTACCGCAGGGGGGGACGTTACGTGCTCGGGGCGGGGGCGATCGCCCTTGCGATCCTCCTCGGCACCGCGGATCGACTCTTCGTAGCCTGGCTCGGGGCGGGCCACGAGGTTTCCGCCGGGGTGCTTCGGGCCCTCGCGATCGGATTCGCGGTCGCGCTCGCCACCGGCATGGGAACGAGCCTGGTGCGTGGTGTGGGGCGCCCCGATATCGAAGCGTGGTTCGCCGGGGTGGTCGCGGCCACGCATCTCGCGCTCAGCCTCTGGCTCGTGCCGGCGCTAGGGCTCCGCGGCGCGCTCCTCGCCTGGGTGGTTTCCAATACGGCGGGGGCCGCGTTTTTCCTGTGGCGCCTGAGCGGCCTGCTCCACTGGCACCGCCGCGAGGTGCTGGTCGAGCCGCACGTCGTGCCGGCCCTCGCCGCGACCCTCGGTTGGGCCGCCGCGGCGATGGCGGACAAGGCGCTCCCCGCCGCCGCCGGGCTCTCGGCCTGGCTCGCCGCGATGCTCCTCGGCGCGCTCGCCGCGACGGTCGTGATCGCCGTGCTGCTGGGGTCGCGCTATCTCGATCTGCGGGAGGTGCGGTCCCTCTGGCCTTCCCTCCGGAAAGCGAACGCGGCGTGAGGGTGACCTTCGTGCTGCCGGCCGCCTCCTTCACCGGCGGCGCCCGGGTGGTGTTCGAGTACGCAACCCGCTTGAAGGCGTTCGGTCACTCCACCTCGGTCGTGTTCCCGATGCTTCCGTACCGGTTCCGAGATTCGGCGAGGCGGTTCTCGGGCGTGCGCTCCTGGCTCGGGGGCATGAAGAACAACCTGCTCTACGGGCCCCGCCCACCGCGGCAGCCGATGCGGGGAGGCATCGTGATGGTGCCCAGGATCGCCGATCGGTTCCTGCCCGACGCCGACGCCGTGGTCGCCACGGCCTGGCCGACGGCGTATTCGGTCTTCCGGCTCTCCCCCGCGAAGGGCGCGAAGTGCTACCTCGTCCAGCACCGGGAGATCGACAGCGGCCTGCCGCGCGACGTGGACGGCACGTACCGCCTTCCGCTCTTCCGCATCGCGGGGTCGGAGTACACGGCGCGCCTCCTGCGTGAAACGGTCGGCGTCGAGGTGGACGCCGTGGTCCCGAACGGAGTGGACGTGGAGTTCTGGTCCGCCCGCCCGGAGCCGCCGCCGACCCGGTCCGGGGTGCTCATGCCGCACGCGCCCGGGGAGCGCAAGGGCGCGGCCGATGGATTCGCCGCATTCGAGCAGGTGCACCGTAGGTGTCCCGGCCTCGCGCTCCGCTGCTTCGGCCGGGAGCGCACCCCGGACGTGCCGGCGTTCGTGGAGTACGTTGAGAATCCGGACGACGATGCCCTTCGCAGGCTCTACGCCGAGGCCTCGGTCTTTCTCTTTCCGAGCCGGTACGAAGGCTACGGGCTCCCGCCGCTCGAGGCGATGACGGGAGGCTGCCCCGTGGTGGCGACGCGCGTCGGGGCGGTGCCCGATTTCTGCGTGGACGGCGTGAGCGGCGTCCTCGTCGAGCCCCGCGACGCGGACGGAATGGCTCGCGCCGTGCTCGCGCTGCTCGAGGACCGGGCGCGACGGGAGCGCTTGGGCGAGGGGGGGCGATCCCGGGCCCGCGCCTTCGACCTCGCGCTCGCGACGCGGCAGTTCGAGCGCGCCCTCGCCCGCGCCGTG containing:
- a CDS encoding glycosyltransferase family 4 protein translates to MRVTFVLPAASFTGGARVVFEYATRLKAFGHSTSVVFPMLPYRFRDSARRFSGVRSWLGGMKNNLLYGPRPPRQPMRGGIVMVPRIADRFLPDADAVVATAWPTAYSVFRLSPAKGAKCYLVQHREIDSGLPRDVDGTYRLPLFRIAGSEYTARLLRETVGVEVDAVVPNGVDVEFWSARPEPPPTRSGVLMPHAPGERKGAADGFAAFEQVHRRCPGLALRCFGRERTPDVPAFVEYVENPDDDALRRLYAEASVFLFPSRYEGYGLPPLEAMTGGCPVVATRVGAVPDFCVDGVSGVLVEPRDADGMARAVLALLEDRARRERLGEGGRSRARAFDLALATRQFERALARAVQRSGGSR